CCGCCCGCCGCGCCGCCCACGCGCAGCGGCTTCGGCTCGCGCCTGATCCGCATGGGGCTGATCGGTTCTGGCAAGGCCGATCTCGATTTCCGGGCCGAAGGGCTTTCGGCATCGTTCCGCGCCCCGGTGGAGCATCTGAGCCGCTGACGGGAACCGCGCCGCGCCCTGAATGGTTTCCCCGGCGTGGAGGATCCAATCATGGCAAGCAGCACGATTTCCAGCAAGGACGTGAACGGCAGCACCGTCTACAGCCCCGACGGGCAGCATCTGGGCCATATCGACCATCTCGTGATCGACAAGATGTCGGGACAGGTCGCCTATGCCGTGATGGGCTTTGGCGGCTTTCTGGGCATGGGCGAGGGGCATCATCCGGTGCCGTGGCGCAAGCTGACCTTCGACACCAAGCTGAACGGTTATGTCACCGACATCACCAAGGAGGCCCTTCAGGGCGCGCCCGACCGCCCCCACGATTGGCAGGAGAATCGCGACTGGGCGACGACCTTCTACGGCTATTACGGGATCGCGCCCTACTGGATCTGATCAGTTGGTGCGATCGCGCGGCAGGAAGGGCAGGGGGGCGACGGGCACGCCGTCCTCCACCAACTTCTTGGCATCCTCGAGGCGGGCCACGCCGTGGATCGCCCGTTCCGGGGCATCGCCTTCGTGCATGCGGCGGGCCTCGGTGACGAAGTTCATGCCGACATATTCGGAAGTTTTCTCGATCCGCTCGCGTAGGGCGGCGAGGGCCTTTTCGCGCTCGGTCACGGGGGCGGAAAGGTCGGGGCGCAGGGCGGGGGCCATGATCGCCTTTTCCACCTGCGTTTCGCCGCATTCGGCGCAGGCAAGGTGCCCCGAGGCCTGCAACGCGTCGAACGCGCCAGCCGAGGCGAACCAACTGTCGAACACATGGCCCTGCCGGCATTTGAGGCTGTAACGAATCATGACCCCCTCCCGATATGTGCCTGCGGAGGTAAGCAGATCGGCAGAAGATTCAAGCGTCTTCGAACGCGCGCAGAAGCGCGGCCAGATCCGGCTCGCGCACCAGCCGCGCCGCCTTGGAGCAGCTGACCCAGCGGCGGCGGCGCTGCTTGCGTTCGGGATAGTCCTTTTCCAGCGCCCGCACCTTCAGCGCGAAGACACGGACGCGGGTGCGCAGGCTGACCACCGCATTCTTTCGCCGCGACATCACTTTGTCGTAAAGGAACGAACCGATCGGGACGGAGGCCACGTCGCCGCGCACGCCCGCCTCTTCCCACGCCTCTTGGGCTGCGGCACCTGCAGGGGTCCGATCCTCCATCGGCCAGCCTTTGGGAATGACCCAGCGGCCGGTTTCCCGACTGGTGATCAGAAGGATCTGCCTCCGGCCGTTCTTCACACGCCAACAGAGCGCACCATATTGCAGGGCACTGGCGGTATGTGAAATCACGGCATGATCCTGAGGCAAGGACCCTGTCTCCTCTCCGACTGTTGGGGAATGTCCGATTATGCATTCGGACCATTGACACTAATGTAAAGCCGCAGATGTGAATTCAACGTGAATGCCAAGGATTTTCCCCCCGTGATGCCCCATATGCGACACCCTGTCCTGATCGGGTCCGAAATCTACCGGCATTCCACCTATGGCCGGATGCATCCGCTGCGGGTGCCGCGGGTGTCCACGGTGATGGATCTGGCGCGGGCCTTGGGCTGGCTTCCGGCGGCGCAGTACCGGCGCAGCCCCCGCGCGCGGGCGGCGGCGCTGACATGGTTTCACAGCCCCGATTACATCGCCGCGCTGCAGACCGCCGAAGCGTTGGAGGAGCCGACGCCCGAGATGCAGACCCGCCATCATCTCGGCACGCTGTCCAATCCCATGTTCCCCGAAATGTTCCGCCGCCCCGCCACGGGGGCGGGAGGGATGCTTCTGGCGGCGGAACTGGTGGAGCATGGGGGCATCGTCCATGTGCCGGGGGCGGGCACGCATCACGGCCTGCCGGACCGGGCGAACGGCTTTTGCTATCTGAACGATTGCGTGATCGGGATGATGGCGCTGCGGGCGCGCGGGGCGCGGCGCATCGCCTATGTCGATATCGACGCGCATCATTGCGACGGGGTGCAGCATGCCTTTGCCGGGGATGCGGACACGCTGCTGATCTCCACCCACGAAGAGGGGCGGTGGCCATTTACCGGCGCGCTGCAGGACGATGGGGGTGGCAACTGCCTCAACCTGCCGGTGCCGCGCGGGTTCAACGACACCGAGATGCGGGCCATCCGCGATGAGGTGATCCTGCCCGCCGTGCAGGCCTTTGCCCCCGATGCGATCGTGCTGCAATGCGGGGCCGACGCGGTGGAGGAGGACCCCCTTGCGCGCCTGTCGCTGTCGAACAATGCGCATGTCGGCGTGATGCAGGGGCTGCGCCCCTTGGCGCCGCGCATGATCGTGACGGGGGGCGGGGGCTACAACCCGTGGACGGTGGGGCGCTGCTGGACGGCGGTCTGGGCGGCGCTGACGGGACAAGAGGTGCCGGACCGTCTGCCCGCCGAGGCCGAGGCCGTGCTTCGGGGCCTGTCGTGGCGGGGCGGGGCGCGCCCGCCCCCCGCGCCGCATATCCTGACGACGCTGCTCGATCCGCCCCGCGAAGGCCCCCTGAGGCCCGAACTGCGCGAGCGGATCGCCGTTCTACGCCGCCGCTTCTAGGGCCGCGATGATCGCTCCGAAATCGCTAGCCTTCAGGCTGGCCCCACCGACCAGCGCGCCGTTCACATCGGGCAGCGCGAAGATCTCGGCCGCGTTGGACGGTTTCACCGACCCGCCATAAAGAAGCGCGATCTCGGCCGTGCCGAAACGGTCCTGCAGCTGACGGCGCAGGGCCTCGTGCACCTCGACGATCTGTTCGTTCGTGGGCGTGCGCCCGGTGCCGATGGCCCAAACGGGTTCGTAGGCGATGACGAGGCGCGCCGCATCCGTCCCCTCGGGCAGCGATCCGTCGATCTGCGAGGCGATGATGTCCAGCGTCCGGCCTGCATCGCGCTCGGCCTCGGTTTCACCGACGCAGACGATGGTCATGAGGCCCGCGGCCTGCGCCGCCGTCACCTTGGCCGCGACGACGGCATCGCTTTCGCGGTGATCGGCCCGGCGTTCGGAATGGCCGAGGATGACATGCCCGGCCCCCGCATCCACCAGCATCGCCGCCGAGATGTCGCCCGTATGCGCCCCGCTTGCGGCGGCATGGCAATCCTGCCCGCCGACCTTCAGCCCGCTGCCCTGCACCGCCGCCGCCATCCGCGCCAAAAGCGTGGCGGGCGGGCAGATCAGCACGTCGCAAGCGGGGGCGGGGTGCTGGGCCAGCAGCGCCTCGATCTCGGACAGGCTGTCGCCCGTTCCGTTCATCTTCCAGTTTCCGGCAGCCAATCCGCGCATGTATCCTCCATTCGCTTTGCCCAGAAGCTAGGGCATCGCAGGAGGGGAGGAAACCTCAATCGCGGAACTTCACCGACTCGCCGCAGCCGCAGGCATCGACGACATTGGGATTGCGGAACTTGAACCCCGATTCCAGCAGCGAGGTTTCATAGTCGATCTCGGTGCCGAAGAGGAACATCTGCGCCATGGGCGCGATCATCACGCGGGCGCCGTCCTGTTCCACCATCTCGTCCATGGGATCGACGGCGGTGACATAGTCCATCGTGTATTCCATGCCCGCGCAGCCGCCCTTCTTGACGCCGATGCGCAGCCCGGCCGAGCCTTGCTTCGTCATCAGCCGGGCGATCTGCCGTGCTGCGGCGGGCGTGATGCTGACCGCCTGCTTTCCGGGAATAGAGAACATGGACGCCTCCTTACATGAAGCCGAGTTCGAGCCGCGCCTCGTCCGACATCATCTCCATCCCCCAAGGCGGATCGAAGGTCATGCCGACATCGACATGCTTGACGCCGGGCAGGGGTTCGATCGCCTCGGCGACCCAGCCGGGCATTTCGCCGGCCACGGGGCATCCGGGGGCAGTCAGGGTCATCAGCACCTGAACCTCGTTCTCATCGTTGATCTCGATCGTGTAGACGAGGCCGAGATCGTAGATGTTCACCGGGATCTCCGGATCGTAGACGGTGCGGCACGCATCCACCACCGCGTCATAGAGCGGATGCTCCGTCGTGGACGGTTTGATGAGCGGGGTGCCTTCGGAAATGTCGGTCATGGCGGATCCTTTGTTGCCGCCAATATAGGGACGCGTCCGCTATGCCTCAACCCAGATCGTGACGGGGCCGGAATTGACGAGCGCCACCTGCATGTCGGCGCCGAAGCGGCCCGTCTCCACCGGAACCTCGCGCGCGAGGCAGGCGGCGAAATGTTCGTAGAGGCGGCGGCCCTCGTCGGGCGGGGCGGCGGCCGAAAAGCCG
This DNA window, taken from Falsirhodobacter algicola, encodes the following:
- a CDS encoding PRC-barrel domain-containing protein, with product MASSTISSKDVNGSTVYSPDGQHLGHIDHLVIDKMSGQVAYAVMGFGGFLGMGEGHHPVPWRKLTFDTKLNGYVTDITKEALQGAPDRPHDWQENRDWATTFYGYYGIAPYWI
- a CDS encoding DUF1178 family protein, whose amino-acid sequence is MIRYSLKCRQGHVFDSWFASAGAFDALQASGHLACAECGETQVEKAIMAPALRPDLSAPVTEREKALAALRERIEKTSEYVGMNFVTEARRMHEGDAPERAIHGVARLEDAKKLVEDGVPVAPLPFLPRDRTN
- a CDS encoding NUDIX hydrolase, which translates into the protein MISHTASALQYGALCWRVKNGRRQILLITSRETGRWVIPKGWPMEDRTPAGAAAQEAWEEAGVRGDVASVPIGSFLYDKVMSRRKNAVVSLRTRVRVFALKVRALEKDYPERKQRRRRWVSCSKAARLVREPDLAALLRAFEDA
- a CDS encoding acetoin utilization protein AcuC, whose amino-acid sequence is MPHMRHPVLIGSEIYRHSTYGRMHPLRVPRVSTVMDLARALGWLPAAQYRRSPRARAAALTWFHSPDYIAALQTAEALEEPTPEMQTRHHLGTLSNPMFPEMFRRPATGAGGMLLAAELVEHGGIVHVPGAGTHHGLPDRANGFCYLNDCVIGMMALRARGARRIAYVDIDAHHCDGVQHAFAGDADTLLISTHEEGRWPFTGALQDDGGGNCLNLPVPRGFNDTEMRAIRDEVILPAVQAFAPDAIVLQCGADAVEEDPLARLSLSNNAHVGVMQGLRPLAPRMIVTGGGGYNPWTVGRCWTAVWAALTGQEVPDRLPAEAEAVLRGLSWRGGARPPPAPHILTTLLDPPREGPLRPELRERIAVLRRRF
- the tpiA gene encoding triose-phosphate isomerase; this encodes MRGLAAGNWKMNGTGDSLSEIEALLAQHPAPACDVLICPPATLLARMAAAVQGSGLKVGGQDCHAAASGAHTGDISAAMLVDAGAGHVILGHSERRADHRESDAVVAAKVTAAQAAGLMTIVCVGETEAERDAGRTLDIIASQIDGSLPEGTDAARLVIAYEPVWAIGTGRTPTNEQIVEVHEALRRQLQDRFGTAEIALLYGGSVKPSNAAEIFALPDVNGALVGGASLKASDFGAIIAALEAAA
- a CDS encoding HesB/IscA family protein, whose translation is MFSIPGKQAVSITPAAARQIARLMTKQGSAGLRIGVKKGGCAGMEYTMDYVTAVDPMDEMVEQDGARVMIAPMAQMFLFGTEIDYETSLLESGFKFRNPNVVDACGCGESVKFRD
- a CDS encoding SUF system Fe-S cluster assembly protein, yielding MTDISEGTPLIKPSTTEHPLYDAVVDACRTVYDPEIPVNIYDLGLVYTIEINDENEVQVLMTLTAPGCPVAGEMPGWVAEAIEPLPGVKHVDVGMTFDPPWGMEMMSDEARLELGFM